One genomic segment of Mangifera indica cultivar Alphonso chromosome 6, CATAS_Mindica_2.1, whole genome shotgun sequence includes these proteins:
- the LOC123218022 gene encoding coatomer subunit epsilon-1-like, which produces MAAPDHLFSLRNHFYLGAYQSAINNSDIPNLPHDDAVERDCLVYRSYIALGSYQLVISEIDDSAATPLQAVKLLALYLSSPENKESTISSLKEWLADPAIGNNSTLRLIAGIIFMHEEDYNEALKHTNAGGTMELHALNVQIFLKMHRSDYAERQLRVMQQTDEDHTLTQLANAWLNVAVGGSKIQEAYLIFQDFSENYAMTGLILNGKAVCCMHMGNFDEAETLLLEALNKDAKDPETLANLIVCSLHLGKSSSRYLSQLKLSHPHHILVKRASSAEENFERAIQSVA; this is translated from the exons ATGGCAGCACCCGATCACTTGTTCAGTCTTCGTAACCACTTCTACTTGGGCGCCTATCAGTCTGCCATTAACAACAGCGACATCCCTAATCTCCCTCATGACGACGCCGTCGAGCGCGACTGCCTCGTCTATCGCTCTTACATTGCTCTCGGCAGCTACCAG CTTGTGATCAGTGAGATCGATGACTCAGCTGCTACGCCTCTCCAAGCTGTCAAGTTGCTTGCTCTGTATCTTTCAAGTCCGGAAAACAAG GAATCAACAATTTCTAGTTTAAAGGAGTGGTTGGCAGATCCAGCCATTGGAAACAACTCTACTTTGCGACTGATTGCTGGgatcatattcatgcatgaggAAGATTATAATGAGGCTCTCAAACACACAAATGCTGGGGGGACTATGGAGCT ACATGCATTGAATGTCCAAATATTCCTTAAGATGCACAGATCTGACTATGCAGAGAGACAACTGAGGGTTATGCAACAGACTGATGAGGATCACACACTAACTCAACTTGCAAATGCATGGTTGAATGTGGCAGTG GGTGGTTCCAAGATACAGGAAGCATACCTCATCTTCCAAGATTTCTCTGAAAATTACGCAATGACAGGGTTGATCTTGAATGGAAAGGCTGTTTGCTGCATGCACATGGGCAACTTTGACGAAGCTGAAACACTTTTGCTTGAAGCACTCAACAAG GATGCAAAAGATCCAGAAACTTTGGCCAATCTGATTGTATGCAGCCTTCATCTCGGTAAATCATCTTCACGTTACCTCAG CCAGTTGAAACTTTCACATCCGCACCACATACTTGTTAAGCGTGCATCTTCTGCAGAAGAGAACTTTGAAAGAGCCATTCAATCTGTTGCTTGA